The Paramormyrops kingsleyae isolate MSU_618 chromosome 11, PKINGS_0.4, whole genome shotgun sequence genome includes a window with the following:
- the leo1 gene encoding RNA polymerase-associated protein LEO1, giving the protein MADMDELFGSDGDSENEQRESGSGSGSDSEQERPRSASNGSRSESERDQDDEDEDDDEGQDGGNPSNKELFGDDSEDDHGSVRSGSDNHSERSDNQSEASMHSEQEDNEHSDAEQHSGSDGQEEDEGGHHSDVGSPQSGVESHHSDVGSPRSEGGSPHSEVGSPHTPHSEAGSIHSEDRTPRSGQGTPHTDGEASGKEAHSEDEKWGGGAKSDQSDEEEDKPQHSDEEQGHKSGSAKGSDSEDDFIRQKQKKAPSDSDSDSDIGVHKDKKPVADDLFGEADDISSDSDAEKPPTPGQPLDNEDGMETEQQEEEPVPETRIEVEIPKVNTDLGSDLYFVKLPNFLSVEPRPFDPQYYEDEFEDEEMLDEEGRTRLKLKVENTIRWRTRRDEEGNDVRESNARIVKWSDGSMSLHLGNEVFDVYKAPLQGDHNHLFIRQGTGLQGQAVFKTKLTFRPHSTDSATHRKMTLSLADRCSKTQKIRILPMAGRDPESQRNEMIKKEEERLRASIRRESQQRRMREKQHQRGLSAGYLEPDRYEEEEEGEESISLAAIKSKYKGVGVLREERARIYSSDSDEGSDDDKAQRLMKAKKLDSDEEGEHSGKRKADDDEETSTKKAKKYVISDEEEEDE; this is encoded by the exons ATGGCGGATATGGACGAATTGTTCGGAAGTGATGGAGACAGTGAAAATGAACAGCGAG AGTCTGGATCTGGCTCTGGCTCTGACTCGGAGCAGGAGAGGCCGAGGTCTGCTAGTAATGGATCAAGGAGCGAGAGCGAACGAGACCAGGACGATGAGGACGAGGATGATGACGAGGGCCAAGATGGTGGGAACCCCAGCAACAAGGAGCTGTTTGGGGATGACAGCGAAGACGACCACGGGAGCGTTCGCAGCGGCAGCGACAACCACTCTGAGAGGTCGGACAACCAGTCAGAGGCCAGCATGCACTCGGAGCAGGAGGATAATGAGCATTCGGACGCCGAGCAGCACAGCGGCTCGGATGGTCAGGAGGAGGATGAGGGTGGCCACCATTCAGATGTAGGCAGCCCTCAGTCGGGTGTAGAGAGTCACCATTCCGATGTCGGCAGCCCAAGGTCAGAGGGTGGCAGCCCCCACTCGGAGGTGGGCAGCCCCCACACTCCCCACTCAGAGGCAGGCAGCATCCACTCAGAAGACAGGACGCCCCGCTCCGGCCAGGGAACCCCCCACACAGATGGGGAGGCCTCGGGGAAAGAGGCACACTCGGAGGATGAGAAGTGGGGAGGAGGGGCCAAGAGTGACCAATCAGATGAGGAGGAAGACAAGCCCCAGCACTCAGACGAAGAGCAGGGGCACAAATCAG GTTCTGCTAAAGGTAGTGACAGCGAGGATGATTTTATCAGACAGAAGCAGAAAAAAGCACCTTCGGACTCTGACTCGGACAGTGACATTGGAGTGCACAAAG ACAAAAAGCCGGTTGCAGATGACCTCTTCGGGGAGGCGGACGACATCTCATCGGACAGCGACGCTGAGAAGCCACCTACTCCAGGACAGCCACTG GACAATGAAGACGGCATGGAGACTGAACAGCAAGAGGAGGAGCCTGTCCCGGAGACCAGGATTGAGGTGGAGATCCCCAAGGTCAACACAGACTTGGGCAGCGACCTCTACTTCGTCAAACTTCCTAACTTTCTGAGTGTGGAGCCCAG GCCATTTGACCCACAGTACTATGAGGATGAGTTTGAGGACGAGGAAATGCTGGATGAAGAAGGACGGACGAGGCTGAAGCTCAAG GTTGAAAACACAATCCGGTGGCGGACGCGGCGAGACGAGGAGGGCAACGACGTCCGTGAGAGCAATGCGCGCATCGTCAAGTGGTCCGATGGCAG cATGTCTCTACACCTTGGCAATGAGGTGTTTGATGTGTACAAGGCCCCCCTCCAGGGAGACCACAACCACCTTTTCATCCGGCAGGGGACTGGGCTGCAGGGGCAGGCCGTGTTCAAGACCAAGCTGACATTCAG GCCTCACTCCACAGACAGCGCCACCCACAGGAAGATGACCCTGTCTTTGGCAGACCGCTGCTCCAAGACGCAGAAAATCCGCATCCTGCCCATGGCAGGTCGTGACCCCGAGTCCCAGCGAAACGAGATGATCAAG AAAGAGGAGGAGCGGCTGCGAGCCTCCATCCGCCGCGAGTCACAGCAGCGCCGCATGCGGGAGAAGCAGCACCAGCGCGGCCTGAGTGCCGGATACCTGGAGCCCGACCGctatgaggaggaagaggagggcgaGGAGTCCATCAGCCTGGCAGCCATCAAGAGCAAGTACAAGGGTGTTGGAGTGCTGCGAG AGGAGCGGGCCAGGATCTACTCCTCAGACAGCGATGAGGGTTCCGATGACGACAAGGCTCAGAGGCTGATGAAGGCCAAGAAGCTCGACAGTGATGAG GAAGGAGAACACTCCGGAAAGCGGAAGGCTGATGACGACGAGGAAACGTCCACCAAAAAGGCCAAGAAGTATGTCATCAGCGACGAAGAGGAGGAAGACGAGTGA